In the Anaerostipes caccae L1-92 genome, TGAGCAATAAAGAAATTTCTGAATGTCTGTTTTTAAGCGAGGGAACCATAAGAAATTATCTGAGTGTCATCCTTGAAAAACTGGAGCTCAGAGACCGGACACAGCTTGCCATTTTTTACTATCAGCATAAATAGCCGCCTTTTAAGAGAGACGTCCTTCAAGGCAAAACTTGACACTTCCCCGCTTGGCTAGTAAAATTATCGTAACCACAGACGTTTTACATATGATTTTCGTTGGGCTCATGGATTGCCTCACCCCGATCATCTGTAAAATGAATAAATATCTGCCGGAGAAGGCTCCCGCTTATTTAAGAGGTGCCATCCTGCGGCTTTTTTCTTCATTACTGCCAGGAAGTCTCTTCGGAGCCGACTGGAGGCAGTGAAAAACTCACACTATAAACCACATCAATTAGGAGGGATTTTATTTGGACCCCAGTGTCATATTAAGATTATGTATCTTAATTATCTTACTAGCTCTGTCGGCATTTTTCTCGTCGTCGGAGACTGCGCTTACGACAGTCAACGTTCATACCATCCGCGCTTTAGTGGAAGACGGCAACAGACAAGCCAAGAGAGTACTTCAGCTGATCGAAAACCCGGCAGCCATGCTCAGCAGCATCCTGATCGGAAATAACCTTGTCAATATCTCTGCCACATCTCTGGCCACAACATTAGCCATTGATGTTTTCGGAAGTGCCGGAGCAGGGATCGCAACCGGTGTTCTTACGATTCTCGTCCTGATCTTCGGTGAGATCACTCCGAAGACTTATGCGACGATCAAAAATACAAACCTTGCACTCCGCTTCGGACCTGTCATCTATTATGTGACCAAAGTCCTGACCCCGGTAGTGATCGTCATCAATAAGCTCTCCACAGGTCTCCTGATGCTGCTGCGGATCGATGCAAAGCAGTCAAAACAGGTCATGACAGAGCGGGAGCTGAGAACGATCGTTGACGCCAGCCATGAAGATGGTGTCATCGAAAAAGATGAAAAAGAAATGATTTATAATGTCTTTGATTTTAAAGATTCCATTGCGAAAGACATTATGATTCCGAGAATCGATATTACGTTTGTATCTGCCGACGCTTCTTACGACGAGGTAATGGAGCTGTTCATGGCTACACAGTATTCCCGTCTGCCGGTATATGAGGAGACAAAGGACAAGGTCATCGGAATCGTATATTTAAAGGATATTTATTTCTACCGCACACTGCACCGCGGAGAAATCTTTCATATCAGAGACGTGTTAAGAAAACCATTTTTCACCTATGAGACCCAGAAGATATCCAGCCTGTTGGCTCAGATGCAGCAGGAAAATGTCAGCTTCTCCATCGTTTTGGACGAATACGGGATTACAGCCGGTCTGATCACACTGGAAGATATTTTAGAAGAACTGGTGGGAGAGATTCGGGACGAGTACGACGACAATGAATCAGAAAGCTTCCAGGAACTTGAGGACGGCTCCTATCTCGTAAACGCCTCCTTAAAGCTTGACGATCTAAACGATTTGATCGATACGGAGATCGAGTCTGAAGACTACGACTCTGTGGGCGGATACGTGATAGAACTGTTGGACCATCTCCCGTCCGAGGGAGAGACCGCATCGGACGCATCCTTCGATTTCAAAGTGCGGAAAGTCGAAAAAAACAGATTAGAACTGATACAGATCATCAGAAAAGCTTCGCAGCCATAGTGAAAGGGAAAGCATATCACACATGCTTTCCCTTTTTTTATCTTCTTGCCTTCTCATACTTCATCTTCGTCTTGATAAATCCCTCCAGATCACGAAGCTTCTTTCCCCGGTCATCACCACTTAGCGGAAAGTCCATGGAAAGGCCGATGGAATCCAGTACTGTCTCAGAGATCCTGTCTTCATTTCTCCGAAGAATTTCCAGCCGTTCCTCATTGCTCTCAGCGTCCAGAAAACGGATCAGAAGATCCTGCTGTTCTTTTTCCTGGCGGTGTTCCCCGGGTTTCGGCATCTCTTTTTCAGGCAGCGGTTCCGGTTCTTTGGGCTCCGGTTTTGGTATCTCCCTGTGCCTTTCTAAAATATTTCCAATCTGGTGAAGTTCTGTAATGTTCTGGTACGTCTTTACATCCACGCGTTCAAACCGGTATTTTGCGCTGACTCCCGGATACTTGTCATGGTCCACTTCGCTCAGAAACATGGACAGCGGTCTTGCGTAGGTTTTATATTCCCCGTATAAAGCCTGGTAAATGACAAGCACCTCCCCGGTCTCTGAGTGTTCGGCCACCGTTATAATCTGATACAGCTTATCTTTGAAATGTTTATAAAAATCCCCCGGTCTGGGTACTGCCCTCTGTTTCATATTACTGCGCTCCCTTCTGCTGCTTTCTCCTCTTCCCCTCTAAAGGAAGGATAAAATCCGACACTTTACTGTCTTTATTATACATCTTCTCCACAGAAAAGACATGCAGATATTTCTTTGCCCTGGTCATTCCCACGTAAAACATCCGCCGCTCTTCCTCCAATTCTTCTGTCTTCACAGCCTTTTTATATGGAATTACCCCGTCATTGACATCAATGAGAAACACTCTCTCGTATTCCAGCCCTTTTGCACTGTGAAGCGTGCTTATTACAACTCCCTGTTTCCCCTGATTCCTGCTCTCGGACTGTGCCTTCAGCTCCTCTGTATAGCGTCTCATGAAATCAAACCACTCTTCATAAGTGTCATATCCTCTGGCAGTCTCCTGAAGTTCCTCCAGCACATCGGTAAGTTCTTCCTCCTTCAGTTTTCGTATTCTTGCATATTCTGACAAAAATGCATTGTACCCGACAGACTTTCTTATGTAGGTGACCGCAAGAAACGGCATCATATCCTTTAAAAGTCTCAGATCTTCCTCCAGCTCATCGATATAATCATAAAGCCATTCCTTGTCTCTTGTCTTCTCCTTCAGATCCTCAAAGGAGATCTCCGGCTGGTCTATATATTCTCTGCTGATATAGCGCTTGGGCCGATTCATGATTCTCAAAAAGGTGCTCCGTCTCCGGTCACCGAGCGCCATCCTCATATAATCTATGATGTCTCTTGCGATCCAATGCTCAAACAGACTTGGAATCCCATCTTTCACCGTAAACGGGATGTTATATTCCATGAGCTTTCCAAGCATCGTCCTGGCTCCCAGATTGGTCCTGACCAAGATCGATGACTCCTCATAGGGATGGCCCTTTTCGTATTCGTCCCTGAGCCTTTTTGCCACATAGGTGCATTCTTCCTGCTGATTTTTAAACGTCCTGAGCTCTATTGGAACTTCTCTGTCCCGGCAGGATCTTATCTCTTTGTCAAACCTCTTTTTATTAACACGGATCACTTTCTGGGATGCCTCCACGATCTCAGGGCTGGAACGATAGTTGACATCCAGCTGGATCTTCTCGGAATCTTTATAATCTTTGGGGAATCCGAGCATGATCTCCGGTTTTGCTCCCCTGAACCGGTAAATCGACTGGTCGTCATCTCCCACAATAAACAGATTGTTTCTGGGCGCAGCCAGCATCTTTATGATCTCATACTGGATCGGGCTGATATCCTGAAATTCGTCGATCAGAATATATTGAAACTTATTCTGCCAGGCAGCAAGCAGGTCTTCTCTCTCCTTTAAAAGGCTGTACGTATAGACTAAGATATCATCAAAGTCCATCCACTGGTTTTTCCTCAGTTTTTCATTGTATTGCTTGTAAATCAGCTGAAATACACTGTCCGCACAGCTTTGGCTGTGATAATAGTCCATCGAAAGAAGCTGCCCTTTTACGAGACTGATCTCACTGATCAGAGAACGCAGGAAATCCGGTTCGTCTCCTGTTTCCAGATCCCGGTCCATGATAATTTCACGGAGAAGATCATACTTTTTATGTTCCGGCAGAATACACCCCGCCCGAAAGCTGTACGCATGCTTTAAGATTGTAAAAAAGACTGCGTGAAAGGTACCGAAAGAAACTGGCAGGGATCTCCCTGCCAGTTTCAAAAAACGTTCCTTCATCTCAGCTGCCGCTGCCTTTGTAAAGGTGATGACCAGGATATTGGAGGGTTTTACCCCGCAGTGTTCGATCAGATATTTTGTCCGTTCTGTGATGACCGTAGTTTTCCCGGATCCCGGGCCGGCAAGGACCATCATTGGGCCGTCTTTGTGAGTGATGGCCTTTGTCTGGGCCTCATTCCATTCTGTCATGAAAGCTCAGCCTCTAATTTATCAACAGCCGCACGAAGTCTTTTTACAGACTCCTCTTTCCCCAGAATCTCCATAAGTTCAGATGCCCCGCCGGGAGTCATCTGCTTGCCTGACACAGCTGTGCGGACCGGCCACATGACATAGCCGTTTTTGACCTCGTGGCTCTTTGCAAATCCAATCAGTGTCTGATAGAGGGCATCGTTGCTGAAATCTTCCTGGGCTTCAAATACCGGCACGATTTCTTTCAGCACTTCCAGCGCAGACTCTCTTGTTGTCTTCATCTTTTTATGCTGGTACATGGCACTGTCATATTCCGGCACATTTTCAAAGAAATCAATATGGTCCTTAATCTCTGTGAACAGCTCGATCCGTGTCTTGACCATAGAGAGGATTTTA is a window encoding:
- a CDS encoding ATP-dependent helicase, with amino-acid sequence MTEWNEAQTKAITHKDGPMMVLAGPGSGKTTVITERTKYLIEHCGVKPSNILVITFTKAAAAEMKERFLKLAGRSLPVSFGTFHAVFFTILKHAYSFRAGCILPEHKKYDLLREIIMDRDLETGDEPDFLRSLISEISLVKGQLLSMDYYHSQSCADSVFQLIYKQYNEKLRKNQWMDFDDILVYTYSLLKEREDLLAAWQNKFQYILIDEFQDISPIQYEIIKMLAAPRNNLFIVGDDDQSIYRFRGAKPEIMLGFPKDYKDSEKIQLDVNYRSSPEIVEASQKVIRVNKKRFDKEIRSCRDREVPIELRTFKNQQEECTYVAKRLRDEYEKGHPYEESSILVRTNLGARTMLGKLMEYNIPFTVKDGIPSLFEHWIARDIIDYMRMALGDRRRSTFLRIMNRPKRYISREYIDQPEISFEDLKEKTRDKEWLYDYIDELEEDLRLLKDMMPFLAVTYIRKSVGYNAFLSEYARIRKLKEEELTDVLEELQETARGYDTYEEWFDFMRRYTEELKAQSESRNQGKQGVVISTLHSAKGLEYERVFLIDVNDGVIPYKKAVKTEELEEERRMFYVGMTRAKKYLHVFSVEKMYNKDSKVSDFILPLEGKRRKQQKGAQ
- a CDS encoding DUF1653 domain-containing protein, with product MKQRAVPRPGDFYKHFKDKLYQIITVAEHSETGEVLVIYQALYGEYKTYARPLSMFLSEVDHDKYPGVSAKYRFERVDVKTYQNITELHQIGNILERHREIPKPEPKEPEPLPEKEMPKPGEHRQEKEQQDLLIRFLDAESNEERLEILRRNEDRISETVLDSIGLSMDFPLSGDDRGKKLRDLEGFIKTKMKYEKARR
- a CDS encoding HlyC/CorC family transporter, whose protein sequence is MDPSVILRLCILIILLALSAFFSSSETALTTVNVHTIRALVEDGNRQAKRVLQLIENPAAMLSSILIGNNLVNISATSLATTLAIDVFGSAGAGIATGVLTILVLIFGEITPKTYATIKNTNLALRFGPVIYYVTKVLTPVVIVINKLSTGLLMLLRIDAKQSKQVMTERELRTIVDASHEDGVIEKDEKEMIYNVFDFKDSIAKDIMIPRIDITFVSADASYDEVMELFMATQYSRLPVYEETKDKVIGIVYLKDIYFYRTLHRGEIFHIRDVLRKPFFTYETQKISSLLAQMQQENVSFSIVLDEYGITAGLITLEDILEELVGEIRDEYDDNESESFQELEDGSYLVNASLKLDDLNDLIDTEIESEDYDSVGGYVIELLDHLPSEGETASDASFDFKVRKVEKNRLELIQIIRKASQP